In Rhodothermus marinus DSM 4252, a single genomic region encodes these proteins:
- a CDS encoding CopG family ribbon-helix-helix protein — MSTVLTFRIDEELAQKLQEASEWSGRRRSDIVREALRRYLALLEFEALRSRILPEAEKRGYLTDDDVFAEVS; from the coding sequence ATGAGCACCGTCCTGACATTCCGCATTGACGAGGAACTGGCGCAGAAGCTCCAGGAGGCCAGCGAATGGTCCGGACGTCGGCGCAGCGATATTGTGCGCGAGGCGCTCCGGCGTTACCTGGCCTTGCTTGAGTTCGAGGCGCTCCGCAGCCGGATTCTTCCAGAGGCAGAAAAGCGCGGCTATCTGACCGACGATGATGTTTTTGCCGAGGTG